TGGTACAGATGATGGAAGGAGCAGCAGTACAGTCACAACCAGAACAGCTGCTCCCAGTTTCACAATTTCTGGGATTTTATACGGCCATTTTGCAGCAGAGAGCCATTTTCCGGCGATAACCAGTGCTGCAAGGCCCATCATCACCCAGGCGCCGATGTATAATTTAAAGACGGTATTCATCCGGAAGAACACATCACCCATCCCATCCTGCAGGAAGATAAGTTCACAGGCGATGATTGTGGCAAGCCCTGCAATTGCTATGATATCTTCTGGCCTTCCCAGGCGCTTCAGGCAGATCAGTATCAGGGCAAGGAGAGCAACTCCTGCTGCCAGGTACCCGAAAAAGTAGGCAGCCAGCAAAATGGCAAGCAGCCAGGGGCGGCGGTACAGCTGATCTGCTCCATATGCAAAAAAGACAGCAAGGAAGAACCCATGGACGAGGAGAAACGATACCAGGCTGCTCCCTTCTGGCACGATACCAATGCCGAGTATGCCTGCTCCTTCAATTGAGAGCAGAAGCGGGCCATAGAGGAGGAGAGAGAGCGGCGGCACGATCAGCAGGGGCATCCATTCAACGGGATCCCGCATCGCATGGCGGATACCGGTCCAAAGGGCGATCACACAATAGAGAGGGGCATACAAGAGCACATCCCACGAATGCAGCCCCGGCATGGTGCCAAGCGAGAGTGCAAGAAGAGCAGCGAGCAGCAGCCGGGATCTGAGTGCAAGATCACCATACCTGAGGAGCAGCACAGCAGCAAGCGTGAGAAAGAGGATCTGGTTGAAGATACCCAGGATATGTGCATGGGGATCTCCCCAGAAGAATGAGAATATCGGATATTCATTGATTGTCCCGGCAATAACCCGGGTACTCTCCCAGGGAATCGAGGCGACATCAGTTCCCGTGAGCAGATGCCATACGACTGCCGGGTTTGGGATGAGAAGGATCAGGGCAGGCAGCCACCGGTATCGCGGGAGGAGAAGATACCCAAAGGCAACAGCAGCCACAACCGCCATACCGGCAACTGTTGGGAGCATCAGGTTGAAGACCAGAAACGAGTCTGCTCCGATCACATGTCCAGGGGCACCGGACATCCAGTGTCCAAGATAATAGTAGATTGAGAGATCAGATCCTGCAAACCAGGGATCCAGCGGGGGAACAACGGGGTTGCGCATCACCGAGGCGAGGAATGCATGATCCATGAACTTCTCGGCAAACGAGATTGCAGGGTTATAAAACCGGATCAGAAGCAGATAGAGAAAGCCCGCGAGAAAGGCGATATCCCAGCCGATCTGCTGGCGAAATAGAGACAGGTTGTACTGCTTTTTCAGTACCATGAAACAAAATAGACCAATAAAACAGACTGTTGCAAGAGCAACAGGGAGACGGAAGAACCCGCAATACCAGGTAATGAACGTAAAGAAGAGGAGCGATACGGGATAGGAGAGAGGATAGGCAATATCTTCAAGCGTCTCCCTGAGAAGCGGGTAGATTGCAAGCTGGAGAAGCTTCAGAAGAGCCAGCCAGAGGATGACGGTGACAAGCTGCAGCTCAGCTTCAATCAATGAATATCCCTCCTGAGATCACCTGAGAATGCCCGTTTGAGAAGTGTCACGGTCCAGTCTCCAAAATAGAAGATTGAGAGAACCCCGCCTGCCAGCGTCACCAGGTTCTTGATGAGATGATCAACAACAGCGATCAGGACAGCTGCTCCGGCAGAGACACCCGCAAGCTCAAACGTCATGGCAAGTGCCAGTTCATAGGTTCCAATCCCGCCTGGAGTGATCGGCACTGCCTTGACCAGGTTGCCAACCACGATCGCAAGGATCACAACCATCACCGATACAGATTCACCAAACATCCAGACAACCATCAGGCAGACCAGGCAGTCGATCAGCCAGATAACAATCGAGGAGAGGAGGAGTGTGCCGAGTGCAGACGGGGTCAGGGAAACCGATCGGATCTGAGCAAGGATCTCAATTCCTTTTGCAATAAAACGGTTTTGCGAGGATAGTGAACCAGAATACCAGAGGAGGATGAGAAAAAGGATGCCGCCGAGAAGAATGATGCCAATCACAATCGAAAACCATTCCTGGTGGCCGATGGCAAACGGCAGTGCCAGTGCCCCGATGAGTGCGATTGTCAGCAGATCGAAAACCCGCTCGGTCAGAACCGAGGAGAAGCCGGTTGTATACGTCGTCTCTTTCTCGTGCTTCAGGATCAGCAGGCGGATCAGATCACCGAGGCGTGCCGGGACGATCAGGTTTGCTGTCTGGGAGACAAAGATGCAGGCAGTCGCAAAGATGCCTGTTGCCAGGACAGAAAGCCGCCCCAGGATATACGAGTACCGCACCCCCCTCAGGTACCATGCAAGAAGGCAGATTGCAGCTGCTGCTGCCAGGTACCGTGGATCTGCTTCCTGGATAGTGATCAAAAGCTCGTCCCAGACACGGGAGAGCAGAAACGCGATGATACCTCCCGCAATTGCTGTCGAGAGAAGAAGGGTGCTAATCTTTCTCAGCATGGAGGCGCCACCAGAGCCTGAGAATCTCAGATCCCATACCCGTTACATCAGAGAGCTGCACGGTTGTTCCTGCACCCTGCTGCCAGGTGACTGGAAACTCACAGACATGGTATCCTCCCCGCTGTGCACGCACAAGCAGTTCGGTATCCCAGAACCAGTGTGGCGCACGGATCGCTGGCAGCAGGTCAAGGAGCAGGTTCCGCGAGAAGGCTTTGAACCCGCACTGGTGATCATAGAGGCGGCTGCCGAGGATGAACCTGACAAGCATGTTATATCCCCTGCTCGCAATCTCCCTTTTGCTGTCACGATCGATCCGTGAATCCGGCATAAGCCGGGATCCTGTTGCGATATCAAAGCCTGATCGGATTGCCTGGATCAGATCCCCAAGATGAGACATGTCAGTTGCGAGATCAACATCATAATAACAGAAAATATCACCTTTTGATTCCCTGAAGGCACGGGTCAGCGCCCGTCCCCGACCCAGACGCTCATCGGCATGGAGTAGGCGGACGCGGGAGTCACGCTCTTCCCATCCGGCAACAAGCTCCGCACTGCCGTCATCAGATCCATCCTCGGCAACCAGCAGTTCAAAGGAACTGCAGATCTCCTCAAGATAGTGAAGTGATGCGGGTATAGCGTCTATAAGCGCAGCCCGGTCATTATAGACCGGAATAACTGCTGAAACCTCGCATGTATCTATCATTTCAGCCACTCCAGAACCTCATCTGCAATCCGCTCACCAGCCCTGACAGATCCTTCCATACTCCGTTCAGGATAGTTCTCCACTGAAAACATCCCTGCAAGAAAGAGGCCGGGTGCTGGCTGTGAATGTGGAATGTGTGCTCTGTATCCTGTCACATAGACCGGACCCGCATCAGGTTCGATACAGAGCGTATGCCAGTGAATCGCCTCCCGGGGAATGGAGAACCGTTTGCAGAAGTCCCTGATGAAATGCTCTTTGCAGTCTTTGGGCAGTTGATTCAAAAAATATGATGCAATATAGACGATATGTTCTCCGTACCGATCGAATGGCACAAAGTTTGTATGAACAATCACTGCGCCATAGGGGGCGGGATCTCCCATGTTTACCCAGTAGATCCCCGCTGCCGGATCAATTGACATTCCAAGGGTGAGGCATGCAGCACCCTGGTAGGGGAGGGGCTGAAGCGGAACCGAACAGATACGGGCAGTCTCCTGTGGAGGGAGCGTGGATATGAGGCAATCATACCGTTTGCCGTCAACGATCCAGCCACCATCTGCAAACCGGGCGCTTTCAACAGCATGGCCTTTCTGCAAGCAGCAGCCAGCGTCATCCAGGCGGGCGGTGATTGCATCGATCAGCCCGACAAAACCTCCCCTGAGATAGCCGAGCCGCTCACCTTCCGGCCCACGGTTTGACCGGATAGCAATCCTGCTTACAAGCCATGCAGCAGAGACAGTTCCATGTGCATCTCCAAACTTCGACCTGAGCAATGGCTCAAAGAACGACGCATACACCCCTTCTCCCACATAATCAATGCAATAGTCCTTTGCCGTGATATCATCCAGTTTGTCCGGGTCAGCAGAGCGGGAACGGAGTACAAAACGGGCAAGACGGATCTTTTCAAAGACTGAAAGGTGAGGGTAGCGAAGGATCTGGATGGGGGTTGTCAGTGGATGAATTGTTCCATTGACCATGTACCCGGTGCTCCCGTGAAGCCATTCAAGCTGGTCTGAGATTCCAAGCTCTTCAATCAGGCTGATAAGCCTTGAGTCACCGGAGAAGCAGTGATGGTAGAATGATTCGATTGCGTAACCCTGGCGCTGGTACGAGGAGAGACAACCCCCCGCTTCTTCACCCTTTTCATAAATGGTGACCTTGTGGGTTTTTGAGAGGCGAAGTGCCGCGAGAAGGCCGGTTAAACCACCACCAATTACGCAAATATGCATCCATCTATTGTGTTATTGAGGAACATAAGAAAGTTTTTGAATCATTCCACCCAAATCATTAAGAAACCATATATACTGAGGATACCTATCGTAATCTATATTGAGGATGGTGTCAGCTAAATGCGTGTATTTTTCATCGGATTCGGACAGGCCGGGGGGAAAATTGTCGATATGTTTCTTGCCCAGGATCGGAGACTTCAGCAGGGAAGTTTCCGCGGTATTGCTGTGAATACGGCAAGAACCGATTTAATGGGCCTAAAACACATAGACATGAAAGACAGGCTCTTAATCGGCCAGACGGTTGTGAAGGGCCACGGTGTTGGAACCGACAATGTCACCGGCGCAAAAATTGCCGCAGATGAGATCGACACCATCATCAACGCCATCGACACCAGGGGAACGCACGATATCGACGCATTTGTCGTGGTTGCAGGACTCGGTGGCGGCACCGGATCCGGAGGCACACCAGTCCTCTGCCGGCATTTAAAGCGTATTTACCGTGAGCCTGTCTATGCACTCGGGATGATCCCGGCACCTGAGGAAGGACGTTTGTACTCATACAACTCCGCCCGCAGCCTTGCAACACTTGTCCATGAGGCCGATAACACCTTCATCTTCGACAACAGTGCCTGGAAGAACGAAGGTGAGAGCGTAAAAAGTGCATATGAGCGGTTGAATGACGAGCTCGTCCGAAGGTTCGGCGTACTCTTCCGTGCTGGCGAAGTTGGAAAACTCGGTGTTGGAGAGATGGTTGTTGACTCCTCAGAAATCATCAACACCCTGCGTGGTGGAGGGATCTCAACCATCGGGTATGCCATCTCAGATGTGGTAACAAAATCAAAACAGAAAAAGGGTTTATTCTCCGGGTTTGGAAAGAAGGATAAGGCCGAGAGTGCACTGACTGGCGAAGACAAATCCGCAAAGATCATCGGTCTCGTCAGAAGGGCGATGCTCGGCCGCCTGACACTCCCCTGCGACTACACCACAGCCGAACGTGCCCTGGTGCTGGTTGCAGGGCCTCCTGAAGAGATGGACAGAAAGGGTGTTGAAAAATCCAAGTCATGGGTGGAAGAAAACATTGCAGGGGTTGAGGTCCGGGGCGGTGATTACCCGCTTGAGTCCAATTATATCGCTGCAGTTGTTGTCCTTGCAACTATCGGCCATGCCCCCAGAATAGCTGAACTCCTTGAAGTAGCAAAAGAGACGAAACAGGATGTTATCAAATCAAAAGACCGGAAGTCAACGATGTTTGAAGATGCAATTGATCCGCTCTTTGAGTGAGGGAAGAGAGATGAAACGAATTATCCTACTACTACTGCTTGCCTGCTTTGCACTCTGTGCAGTTCCTGCCTGTGCAATTACCGTAACGCCCCCATCAGGTATTCCAACAGGTGACCTGACACCGGGAACACGACTCTCAATAGAGACAACAGTTTCAGACTTTATTGGTGGATCAGGAACCACGTTCCCCATGTCAGATACCCTGCAGCTCTATACCGATCTTGACAGCCCAAGGTGGACCGTCACCATTGTCCTTGATGGGATAGACAACCCAAGGCCGGTCAGCTCCGCGCGAACCCACAGGATATCCGGATTTGAACTTGAATACCCTTCAAGCGTTGATCTTAAAGTAATCGTCAATCTTGAGGGAGAGGTGCCTGATGTCACCGCAACCGGAGATAAGGAGATAATCCGTATCCGGCAGATCGATTCAAGTGACCGGGTGCGATCAAATGGTGAGTTTGTCGTCACCAGAACTGTTCTAAACCCTGCGGAAGTCAAGACCGCAATTACGTCCGCAAAAGGTAACCTGGAAGATTTCAGGACGAAGCTCGATGCTGCAAAGGATGACGGGGTTGACACCTCCGCTGTCGAAACCAAATATAATTCTGCAAGAAACGCACTTGAAAGTGCAACCGCAGCAGGAGATAATGTGGGTCTTGCACAGTCCTATCTTTCAACCGCACGAACCGCACTAACCGAGGGAGAGGAACTCCTTGAAGAAACAGTTGTCCAGCATGCAATCAGCAGTGCTGAGGATGTACTTGCCGATCTTGATGATACAATTGATTACTTCACAGCAAATCGGAGCATGGGATCAGACTCCCGTGTCGTCCTCATCTCCTCCAAGCGACAGAGCGTGAAGAACCAGATAGATACTGCCAAAGGAAACTATGATGCAGGTCATTATTCACTTGCAGAAAGGCAGGCAAATGATGCCCTGGATGAGGGAAAGAACGTTCTTGCCGAAGCCCGCGATCTCAGGGAGCAGGTTGAATCACTGCCGGTATTTGTTGATCCCGGCAAACCATATCTCTGGGTGGTGCTTGGAGCTGCTGTGATTGGTGCTGTTGGATTCGTCGTGATAAAGAAACGGCGAACCTGGGATGAACTGGGATAAAAGAGGGCTTTTCCTCATCTTCCCCACCTGACTTTTTTAGACTCTTTTTAAAGAAGGGCCATAGTATTGATTATTTAGAAAAGCCCCAGAGTGCCCGCTTCTCCGCACCACACATGCTTCGCAAGGGAGGTTGAGTTCGGGTTACCGCAGATACTGGCGCGGAAGGGGCGGGAATGCTCCGGGTGCTCCTCTTTGGCCTGACCCCGCCCCCCCCGATACCCGCGCCGCACCTGCTTCACTCACTCACAAATGTTCCCGGTTGCTGCATCGGGATCGTTTCCCGCGTTCCGAAGAATTCAGGAAAAACAGAAGCGATCAGAATTTGGAGAAAGAGTCCAATTCATATCCCACTCACCAGCTGGTGTGTGAGACAGGGTTTCACCCGGAGACCTGTGTAAAGAGATCATACCTGATGCTCCCAACAGGCGCCTGCCGGGTGAAGTAGTAGGGAATCAGTCTCTCGTTCACCTGATGATACCCGAGCCAGTAGCTGTGTCTCATGGTTGTTTTCTCATAGCCCGGCAGTTCTTCGAAACTATCCCGGTCATGGGCGATAATGAGGTCAAAGTCCCTGGCAAGGAGGATACCCGCATCTGGTTTTTCTCCATAATAGGTAAATTTCGACCACTGATCCCCGCGATAATACCAGGGAAGCGGCCAGAAGGTGCTGGTTGCAATGGCAACATTATCAGATTCGTCTATTATGACCATCAGTTCCCTGAGTTCCTCAGAGTTCTGCACCTGCACAATCGGCTCAGAGATATCTGCCGGAGTAAAAGCAACATGCATGGTCATCACGGCTAAGAAGAGAAGTGCCACGGCAAGAACCACTGCCTTGAGGTACTTCATTCCATCTTTTGTGCCATCGGTTGAGAAAAAGTATGTTGCAACAAAGATCATCGGGAGCAGCTGGTGGAGAATCAGCCAGGGAACTTTCTCACCAATATATGCATAGACTGCAAGTGAGGCGATCATCCACCAGATGCAGAACCTGATAAATTCGTGGCGGGGATCAAAGACCCTGCCTGCTTCAGGCCTCCTGAAGAAAGAAGAGAGCCGTTCTTTCAGGGAGAATTGAGGAGGGGAGGGGTGTGTACACGATATGTCATCTGGAGATGCGTCTCTTCTGGACCTGCATGCCTGAAGATGTGATCGCACGCTGCCGATAATTGGCCCTCCAATGGTGAAACGGAGTATACCAACTGCTGCCAGTATCAGAATCGGCACTTCATACAGGACAAACAGAATCAGGTAATAGTACCATGGCCCTCCCAGCCGCTCAATGCCATGCATCTCAGTCCAGTGAGAGATGGCCATCTGCCCGGCTCTCAGCACAATCTCAGGATGTGCACCAAATGACGAATAGAAGATGGCCATAATGCTGCCTCCGAGAAGGGCAGCAGACAAAATATCCCGTCTCCAGGTTTTTGGAAATATCAGCCGCCTGCTCTGAAGCGCGTATACAAGATAGGCACCAAAGATTACCAGTACAATTGGCATATTCTCCTTGCTCGACATCCCTAATCCTGCTGCAAGGCCGGCAACAAGTGCAAACCTGGCTTTTCCTGACTGAAAATATGCCAGCGCCGCTACAACAAGCAGGAGAGAGAAGAACGCAATAAAGATGTCATTGCGGAGAAAGCGGGAGAAATATACCATATTTGGAGATATGGCAAGAAACAGGCCGGCAATTACCATCTGCCTGCCATCAATATATCCAAGCCTGTAGAGGGGATAGACGAGTGCGACAAGTGCGGTCCCAAGGATTGCCGGGAGCAACCTGCCGACGAGATCGGTATCACCAAATATCGAGAAGAGCCCTGCTGTTACATAGAAGAGGAATGGGCCATGGAATACCGGATCATAGATATAGGTACCTTCAGTCAGAAGCTTGTATGCAAACCAGGCATGCACCGCTTCATCATGGTGGTAGAGTTTGAGATCAAGAAAGGCAAACCGCAGGATAGCCGTTGTGAGCAGGATACAAATGAGTATAGACTCCGGCTTGCGAAGCCGCTCAAAAAATGATAAAAAAACAGGTGCGGCTTTCATTGCCGCTATCACACGATGATCAGCCCTCAAGGACGATCTCAATACCAATGTCCTTGGGCACCTGAATTCGCATCAACTGGCGGAGTGCACGCTCATCTGCATCAATGTCGATGAGACGCTTGTGAACACGCATCTGCCACCGATCCCATGTTGCAGTCCCTTCACCATCCGGACTCTTCCGGATAGGGACAACAAGACGCTTTGTCGGAAGCGATATCGGACCTGCAAGATTGACACCGGTTCGCTCGGCGATCTCACGTATCCGGGAGCAGACCGATTCAAGTTTTTTATAATCTGTCCCGGTAAGGCGTATTCTGGCTTTCTGCATAGGGAGTCACCGCAAAAGATGAGAAATTATCTCATCTGCTTCGCTTTTGTGTCGAGGACAATACCTGCAGCGATGGTTGAGCCCATATCACGGACCGCGAAGCGGCCGAGCTGCGGAAGCTCTTTTGCCTTCTCAAGGACGAGCGGGCGGGTGGGGACGATCTTTACGATTGCAGCGTCGCCGGATTTCAGGAACGCCGGGTTCTCCTCTTTCACCTGGCCGCTCCTTGGGTCAAGCTTCTTCTGGAGCTCAAGGAAGGTACAGGCCACCTGGGCGGTGTGGCAGTGGAAAACCGGTGTGTATCCGACAGAGAGGACGCTTGGGTGCTGGAGAACAACGACCTGGGCGGTAAATTCCTCAACAACGGTTGGAGGTTCATCGACAGGACCACAGACATCGCCACGGCGGATATCGTTCTTTGCGATACCACGCACATTGAATCCGACGTTGTCGCCGGGGTATGCCTGCGAATGTTCTTCATGGTGCATCTCAATGGATTTGACCTCACCCTCTTTGTTGGCAGGCATGAAGGAGACCTTCATTCCCTTCTTCAGGATACCGGTTTCAACACGGCCAACAGGCACAGTTCCGATACCGGAGATGGTATAGACATCCTGGATCGGGAGACGGAGTGGCTTGTCAGTCGGTTTCTCCGGCTCTTTCAGGGTGTCAAGTGCCTCAACAAGTGATGGTCCCTTGTACCAGGGAGTCTCCTCAGAGTTCTTTGCAACATTTGCCCCGGTAAATGAACTCATCGGGATGACGATTGTCTCATCAGGCTTGTACCCGACCATCTTGATGAGATCAAAGAGCTGTTTCTTGACCTCTTCAAACCGCTTCTCATCGTATTTCACTGCATCCATCTTGTTGACAGCGATGATCAGCTGGTTGATACCAAGTGTCCGTGAAAGGAAGACGTGCTCCTTGGTCTGCTCCATCGGGCCATCAGGTGCAGCAACGACAAGCACTGCTGCATCCGCCTGGGATGCGCCGGTGATCATGTTCTTGACAAAGTCCCGGTGGCCGGGGCAGTCGACGACGGTGAAGTAGTACTTCGCGGTGTCGAACCGCTTGTGAGCGATATCGATGGTGATACCACGGTCACGTTCTTCTTTGAGGCTGTCCATCACCCATGCAAATTCGAAGGAACCCTTACCTTTGGATTCGGCTTCCTTTCTGAATGAATCGATGATATGCTGGGCCACAGCTCCGGTCTCAAAGAGAAGGCGACCGACCGTGGTTGACTTTCCGTGGTCAATATGGCCGATAACGGCTAAATTCATGTGTGGCTTTTCTGCTGCCATTCTCAATCCTCCACTCTTAGAGAGACGGTAAAGCGTACAGTCTGTCCAATGCGAGTATAATAGATTGGAGAGGGAACTATATAAAATATTTCACTTTTTGCAGCCAAATCCTCAAAGAAACGATACACTGATGTTATATACGCACCTATGCTCATCACATGAAGACCTTGCCGTTCAATCGTGGGCCAAACGACCGGATCACTGTCCAGTGCGCGACCGGAGAGGTGCCCGTCCATACACGCTGCGCCTATTGCAGGCACTGCGCGGGGATCAGGATCGGAAAGAGGGTAACGCCAAACCCAATTACACAGACATATGGCAAAGTCAAACGCTCCATGTCTGTTGACGAGGAGCTGATTAATGCCGGTCTGATGTTCAACACCCTGGCAGCCGACCCCCGCGCAGAAGCAATCGAGTGTGCGGACGAGAAAGAAACGGGGTATGCACGGATTACGGCCCGATAGAGCCGCTCAGCAGCCACTATTATCACCTTCTCTTTTTTTTACACCCATAGTGTGTCCACTCATCTCAGGCGCAGGCGCAGACCATCACCAGGAGACAGACGGCACGGATGATCTCATTTGCTGCACCCACAACATCCCCGTTGATACCGCCAAACAGCCTGTCTGCTCCAAAGAGCAGGACCAGCGTGGCAACTGACGACCCAAAAAGCCCTGAGACGATGACAATCCAGGGTATTGGAAGGAGAAAGAGGGGCAGGGTCAGCAGCCATGCAGCAGCCACAAACCAGGGGCGCCCCTGCCAGAAGAGAAAGCTATGGATTCCGTCACGAAACGGGCGGCCGGCAGCCGTGAGCGTTGCCATCGAAACCTTTGCCGACACCTCGGCAACCACGATTGCAAACGGAATGATTGCAAGTGACGTGAGAGAGCCAAACGAGATGAGCGTGATCAGAAGTCCAAGGGCAACACCCCCGGCCCCAACCCGGCGATCAGTCAATGCCCTGATCCGGGTCTCACGGCTCCCGTGAGCCATCAGGCCGTCACCGAGATCCAGCAGACCGTCAAAATGGTTGCAACCGGATACAAGGAGGATCAGGCCCAGTGAAACAGCAGCAGCTGCCATCGGGCTCTGGATCAGGATGAGAGGGAGCGCTGCGATTGCACCGATCAGGTATCCGGCAAGCGGGTACAGGTAGGATCGTTTCGCAAATGCCTCAAAATCTGCTGGTTTTCCAACCGGCAGTATTGTTGTGAACTGCAGGAGTGCCCGGATTCCCTCTGCTATCGTCATCTGATTTTCAACCCGCATTTAGCCTTCACTATACAGTTTCGAGGTGCATCCGGCAATGAGCCCGGCAACCGCATCATCAAGAAACGGGCCAAGCGTCCCGAGGATGCCTGGCTTCTTCTGGTCGTACCTGGTAAACTCAAACCGGGCATAGGTCCCGGCGATGATCTCGGCAATTGCCATGCCGATGATCTCATCAGCAAGGAGAAATACAGGATCATCAGCAATCTCTGAGTCCTCCCGTCTGGTGTAGAGTTCGTCTTCAAGCAGTAATGCCGAGAGAATGAGTGCCGAGACATTTGGATCCTGAAACGCACGCCTGATATTCTTCTCAAGGACCAGTCTCCCCTCATCTTCAGTCAGGCCATGAGGGACATAGAGTTCCATCCCGGCATCAAGCATTGCTTCCATTGAAACACCCTCTGCGGCGAGCCGCTCTTCAATCTCAAACATACGTGATCATTATCTTTGCAAGGCGGCATACATAACCTCTATGGCATTTCTCTCAGATGATCCGGCATATAAACCAGAAAGACCGGTCTTTGCATCAATCCTGGCCAATACCGCACTCTCCGGGATACCGGGGATCTCAGGTGCCGGTGCAGGCCCGGAGATGACTTTTTATACGCCGATCCTCGATGCTGAACTGATTGTAGAGGGTGCAATCACCAGCATGCCCATCAGGCCCGACACGCCAACAGGATGCCCAACACCTGCATCCATCACCCGCGCGATGATGGGTCTCACCGGGCTTGCCCCGCTCTTTGTCAATGCCGGCCTCAGGCATCCACCGACAATACCCACCTATCACTTAAACGGGCATCCCGGAGCGGATCCACGAAACGGGGATGCCGTGCCTGATGCGGGAATACTCTATTCCAGGGGAGAGAGGCTGGGATCGTTTCTCTCCTGCCTCTCGGATATGCTTGTCATCGGAGAATGCGTTCCCGGCGGGACGACAACTGCGCTCTGTGTACTCCGCGCTCTCGGATACCCGGCACGGGTTTCAAGCAGCTTTGTCGACAACCCGCATTCAGAGAAAGAGGAGATTGCAGCAGCCGTTCTTCAGAACGTGCAGACCGGTGCAATAACCAGGCCACTGGATATTATCCGGGCAGCCGGGGATCCGATGATGGCAGCAGCAGCAGGCATGATCGCGGGGTTTTCAGGCAGGATCATCCTTGCAGGCGGCACCCAGATGCTTGCTGTTGCTTCTGTTGCAAAAGCACTTGATCTCAGGATGCCTGCAATCGCAACAACGGTGTATGTCCGTGACGACAGGTCTGCAAACTTCTCTGAGATTGCAAGGGATATCGGGATAGAGACGATATATGTCGATCCGGATTTTGGTGCACTGGCCCATGCAGGACTTGCCCGGTACTGTATCGGGGAAGTAAAGGAGGGGATGGGAGCTGGCGGCGCGATGTACCTTGCCCATGCTCTTGGGTATTCTCCGTCAGAGATTAAAGACGCAATATTCAGAACCATCTCCGCCTACTCCTGAAATAATAAGACCAATAAACGCCAAATGTACATCAAGGATATGCTGCCCCTGTATGTTGTCAATAATTATGGCCAGTTCAACCATCTCATCCACAGGATGATCCGTGATCTTGAAATCGAAGTCCGGATGATTCCAAATACAACCCCGGCAAACGAGGTTCGCAACCAGTGCCGCGGAATCATCCTCGGCGGCGGCCCGAGCATGGAGCGTACCGGCAACTGTGCCGAATACCTTCATCTCGACATTCCTGTTCTTGGAATATGCCTTGGCCACCAGCTGATCGCGCTTGAATTCGGCGGGGAGATCGGACCGGGTACAGCCGGAGGATATG
The nucleotide sequence above comes from Methanocalculus natronophilus. Encoded proteins:
- a CDS encoding DUF2298 domain-containing protein; protein product: MIEAELQLVTVILWLALLKLLQLAIYPLLRETLEDIAYPLSYPVSLLFFTFITWYCGFFRLPVALATVCFIGLFCFMVLKKQYNLSLFRQQIGWDIAFLAGFLYLLLIRFYNPAISFAEKFMDHAFLASVMRNPVVPPLDPWFAGSDLSIYYYLGHWMSGAPGHVIGADSFLVFNLMLPTVAGMAVVAAVAFGYLLLPRYRWLPALILLIPNPAVVWHLLTGTDVASIPWESTRVIAGTINEYPIFSFFWGDPHAHILGIFNQILFLTLAAVLLLRYGDLALRSRLLLAALLALSLGTMPGLHSWDVLLYAPLYCVIALWTGIRHAMRDPVEWMPLLIVPPLSLLLYGPLLLSIEGAGILGIGIVPEGSSLVSFLLVHGFFLAVFFAYGADQLYRRPWLLAILLAAYFFGYLAAGVALLALILICLKRLGRPEDIIAIAGLATIIACELIFLQDGMGDVFFRMNTVFKLYIGAWVMMGLAALVIAGKWLSAAKWPYKIPEIVKLGAAVLVVTVLLLLPSSVPLTYGYGSGTLDGAAWLFDRHPGDAAAISYLRSLDGDLVVVEAVGEGYTYAARISSFTGIPTILGWPGHELVWRGDEDGWYHKRIQDVRIIYENPDQSPILLQEYGVTHIVVGSFEKERYLVNLPSEGLKPVFSEGGTTIYEVLHPVPEKNLYPPSL
- a CDS encoding lysylphosphatidylglycerol synthase transmembrane domain-containing protein gives rise to the protein MLRKISTLLLSTAIAGGIIAFLLSRVWDELLITIQEADPRYLAAAAAICLLAWYLRGVRYSYILGRLSVLATGIFATACIFVSQTANLIVPARLGDLIRLLILKHEKETTYTTGFSSVLTERVFDLLTIALIGALALPFAIGHQEWFSIVIGIILLGGILFLILLWYSGSLSSQNRFIAKGIEILAQIRSVSLTPSALGTLLLSSIVIWLIDCLVCLMVVWMFGESVSVMVVILAIVVGNLVKAVPITPGGIGTYELALAMTFELAGVSAGAAVLIAVVDHLIKNLVTLAGGVLSIFYFGDWTVTLLKRAFSGDLRRDIH
- a CDS encoding dolichyl-phosphate beta-glucosyltransferase; translated protein: MIDTCEVSAVIPVYNDRAALIDAIPASLHYLEEICSSFELLVAEDGSDDGSAELVAGWEERDSRVRLLHADERLGRGRALTRAFRESKGDIFCYYDVDLATDMSHLGDLIQAIRSGFDIATGSRLMPDSRIDRDSKREIASRGYNMLVRFILGSRLYDHQCGFKAFSRNLLLDLLPAIRAPHWFWDTELLVRAQRGGYHVCEFPVTWQQGAGTTVQLSDVTGMGSEILRLWWRLHAEKD
- a CDS encoding NAD(P)/FAD-dependent oxidoreductase; the protein is MHICVIGGGLTGLLAALRLSKTHKVTIYEKGEEAGGCLSSYQRQGYAIESFYHHCFSGDSRLISLIEELGISDQLEWLHGSTGYMVNGTIHPLTTPIQILRYPHLSVFEKIRLARFVLRSRSADPDKLDDITAKDYCIDYVGEGVYASFFEPLLRSKFGDAHGTVSAAWLVSRIAIRSNRGPEGERLGYLRGGFVGLIDAITARLDDAGCCLQKGHAVESARFADGGWIVDGKRYDCLISTLPPQETARICSVPLQPLPYQGAACLTLGMSIDPAAGIYWVNMGDPAPYGAVIVHTNFVPFDRYGEHIVYIASYFLNQLPKDCKEHFIRDFCKRFSIPREAIHWHTLCIEPDAGPVYVTGYRAHIPHSQPAPGLFLAGMFSVENYPERSMEGSVRAGERIADEVLEWLK
- a CDS encoding tubulin/FtsZ family protein, producing MRVFFIGFGQAGGKIVDMFLAQDRRLQQGSFRGIAVNTARTDLMGLKHIDMKDRLLIGQTVVKGHGVGTDNVTGAKIAADEIDTIINAIDTRGTHDIDAFVVVAGLGGGTGSGGTPVLCRHLKRIYREPVYALGMIPAPEEGRLYSYNSARSLATLVHEADNTFIFDNSAWKNEGESVKSAYERLNDELVRRFGVLFRAGEVGKLGVGEMVVDSSEIINTLRGGGISTIGYAISDVVTKSKQKKGLFSGFGKKDKAESALTGEDKSAKIIGLVRRAMLGRLTLPCDYTTAERALVLVAGPPEEMDRKGVEKSKSWVEENIAGVEVRGGDYPLESNYIAAVVVLATIGHAPRIAELLEVAKETKQDVIKSKDRKSTMFEDAIDPLFE